The Panthera leo isolate Ple1 chromosome C2, P.leo_Ple1_pat1.1, whole genome shotgun sequence genome window below encodes:
- the NCEH1 gene encoding neutral cholesterol ester hydrolase 1 isoform X3, which yields MSALDLRKTLYRLVPKVYFPAQIHDVVRATKYFLQPEVLHKYSVDPGRIGISGDSAGGNLAAALGQQFTQDANLKSKLKVQALIYPVLQALDFNTPSYQQNVNTPILPRYVMVKYWVDYFKGNYDFVQAMIVNNHTSMDVEEAVALRARLNWTSLLPASITKDYKPVVQTTGNTRILREIPQLLDARSAPLIADQEVLRHLPKTYILTCEHDVLRDDGIMYAKRLESAGVEVTLDHFEDGFHGCMIFTSWPTNFSVGIRTRNSYIKWLDQNL from the exons ATGTCTGCTTTGGACTTAAGAAAGACCTT ATACAGGCTAGTTCCAAAGGTTTATTTTCCTGCACAAATTCATGATGTTGTACGTGCCACGAAGTATTTTCTGCAGCCAGAAGTCTTACACAAGTATTCGGTTGACCCGGGCAGAATTGGCATTTCTGGtgacagtgctggtgggaatttGGCTGCTGCTCTGGGCCAACAG TTTACTCAAGATGCCAACCTCAAAAGCAAGCTCAAAGTGCAAGCTTTAATTTATCCAGTTCTTCAAGCTTTAGATTTCAACACGCCCTCTTACCAGCAAAATGTGAACACCCCAATCCTGCCCCGCTACGTCATGGTGAAGTACTGGGTGGACTACTTCAAAGGCAACTATGACTTTGTCCAGGCGATGATTGTTAACAACCACACTTCGATGGACGTGGAAGAGGCAGTTGCTCTCAGGGCCCGTCTAAACTGGACGTCCCTCTTGCCTGCATCCATCACAAAGGACTACAAGCCTGTGGTGCAGACCACCGGCAACACCAGGATTCTGAGGGAGATCCCTCAGCTGTTGGATGCTCGCTCGGCCCCGCTCATTGCAGACCAGGAAGTCCTACGGCACCTCCCGAAGACCTACATTCTGACGTGTGAGCATGATGTCCTAAGAGACGATGGGATCATGTATGCAAAGCGTCTGGAGAGCGCAGGTGTGGAGGTGACCCTGGATCACTTTGAGGATGGCTTCCATGGATGCATGATTTTCACCAGCTGGCCCACCAACTTCTCAGTGGGAATCCGGACTAGGAATAGTTACATCAAGTGGCTGGATCAAAACCTgtaa